From Xenopus laevis strain J_2021 chromosome 7L, Xenopus_laevis_v10.1, whole genome shotgun sequence, one genomic window encodes:
- the hp1bp3.L gene encoding LOW QUALITY PROTEIN: heterochromatin protein 1-binding protein 3 (The sequence of the model RefSeq protein was modified relative to this genomic sequence to represent the inferred CDS: deleted 2 bases in 1 codon), whose amino-acid sequence MPIRRAVNSSAQETPPKNRPAESKEKAEADASSEESASTGEEQETPPATSSETEQPKEAEPDEEKKEDGQITEETKKEEEKEQSKEKEKKVKKTIPSWATLSASQRARAQKQTYVSSSSRPKMDAILTEAIKACFQKGGASVVAMRKYIISKYPSLELERRGYLLKQALKRELERGIIRQVKGKGASGSFVVVQNSGKSAAKSRDKKRSSAPAGDQPSVKLEDILPLAFTRVCEPKEASYSLIKKYLSQHYPKLKVDIRPQLLKNALQRAVEKGQLEQITGKGASGTFQLKRAGDKPLLVGGAFEDAILAAITAMNEPKTCSTTAIKKYVLENHPGVNSSFQVHLLKRTLQKCEKNGWLEQISGKGFSGTYQLCFPYYPSPYVLFPEKPQEKEEESEEESDDDEEEEESEEEESEEEEPPPKRRMHKKKAPPKSRTRAPPPKPKKRAPPSRGKAKCPEKSPPTPPPKSKKGKAAPAPPPPAAKKPVSRPPKKPAAAKKPVKPAAKGKSSQRKSLRVRK is encoded by the exons ATGCCCATCCGCCGTGCGGTCAACTCGTCCGCCCAAGAGACTCCTCCCAAGAACCGCCCGGCTGAGAGCAAGGAAAAAGCAG AGGCAGATGCCAGCTCCGAGGAATCGGCTTCTACTGGGGAAGAGCAGGAGACCCCCCCGGCCACTTCCAGCGAGACGGAGCAGCCCAAGGAGGCGGAGCCTGACGAGGAGAAGAAGGAAGATGGACAGATAACTGAGGAGACCAAAAAGGA ggAAGAGAAGGAACAGTcgaaggagaaagaaaagaaagtgaaGAAGACGATTCCATCGTGGGCGACTCTCTCTGCCAGTCAGAGGGCTCGGGCCCAGAAACAAACTTACGTGTCTTCCTCCTCCCGCCCCAAGATGGACGCCATCCTGACCGAGGCAATTAAG gcctGTTTCCAGAAGGGCGGTGCGTCGGTGGTGGCCATGCGCAAGTACATCATCAGTAAGTACCCCTCCCTGGAGCTGGAGCGCAGGGGCTATCTGCTCAAACAGGCGCTCAAGCGGGAACTGGAGAGAGGAATTATCCGCCAG GTGAAAGGGAAAGGTGCGTCCGGCAGTTTCGTGGTGGTTCAGAATTCTGGCAAATCCGCTGCCAAGTCCCGAGACAAGAAG AGAAGCAGCGCCCCCGCCGGGGACCAGCCCAGTGTCAAACTGGAGGATATCTTGCCCCTGGCATTTACCCGCGTCTGTGAGCCCAAGGAGGCCTCGTACAGTCTCATCAAGAAGTACCTGTCCCAGCACTACCCCAAACTCAAGGTGGATATCAG ACCTCAGCTGCTGAAGAACGCCTTGCAGAGAGCTGTAGAGAAAGGGCAACTGGAGCAGATCACTGGCAAAGGAGCTTCCGGCACATTCCAG CTGAAGCGGGCAGGAGACAAGCCTCTTCTGGTGGGTGGAGCCTTTGAGGATGCCATACTGGCCGCCATAACCGCCATGAACGAGCCCAAGACTTGCTCAACCACCGCCATCAAAAAGTATGTCCTGGAGAACCACCCAGGGGTCAACTCCAGCTTCCAGG TGCATCTGCTGAAGAGGACGCTGCAGAAATGCGAGAAGAACGGTTGGTTGGAGCAAATCTCCGGGAAGGGTTTCAGTGGGACCTACCAGCTCTGCTTCCCATATTACCCAAG CCCCTACGTGCTGTTCCCTGAGAAACCccaggagaaggaggaggagtcAGAGGAGGAGtctgatgatgatgaggaggaggaggagtctgAAGAGGAAGAATCCGAGGAAGAGGAACCCCCTCCAAAACGGAG GATGCACAAGAAGAAGGCTCCGCCCAAATCCAGGACAAGGGCCCCCCCACCCAAACCCAAAAAGAGAGCCCCCCCATCACGAGGGAAGGCAAAA TGTCCAGAAAAAagcccccccacccctcctccaAAATCCAAGAAGGGAAAGGCCGCCccggctcctcctcctcctgccgcCAAGAAGCCAGTCAGCCGGCCCCCCAAGAAACCCGCGGCCGCCAAGAAACCAGTGAAACCCGCAGCAAAGGGCAAGTCGAGCCAGAGGAAGTCGCTGCGCGTGCGGAAGTGA